The sequence below is a genomic window from Halosolutus gelatinilyticus.
GATCGCCGGCAACAGCGGCGACATGACGAGCAATCCGACGGCGATCGTTCCGAACCCGCCCGATACCGCCGCGAGAACGCGGATCCGGTTCCGGCGGCTCGTCGATCGGCCGTCGCCGCGATCGAGCGAATCGCCGGCGGTCGAGTCGTTCCCGGTCATTCGGTGCTCGCGTTCGCGCGGGCGAGGGCCACGGGCGGTCAGAATCCCGCCGTCCCCTCGAGACGGTGTGCTTCGACGACGCGCTCGTCCAGTTCGACGCCGATTCCGGGCGCTTCCGGCACCTCGACGTAGCCGTCCCGGATGAGCGGCTCGTCCCGCTCGACCAGGTCGTCCCACCAGTCGACCTCGAGGGCGTGGTACTCGAGGACGTCGAAGTTCGGGATGGCGGCGCCGAGGTGGACGCACGCCATCGTCCCGATCGGGCTGCAGACGTTGTGCGGCGAGATCGGGATGTAGTTCTCCTCGGCGCGGTCGGCGATCCGCATCGTCTCGCCGAGCCCGCCGACGGTGGTCGGATCCGGCGTCACGATGTCGACGCCGTGATCGTAGAGCAGGTCGGAGAGCTCGTGGACCCGAAAGCGGTTCTCGCCGGTCGCGATCGGCGTCCGCGTCGCCTTCGTCACCTCCTTCTGTGCGTTCATATTCTCCGGCGGGATCAGGTCTTCGAGCCACATCAGGTCGAACTCCTCGAGTTCGCAGGCGAGCCGTTTCGCGCTCTCGACGGAGTAGTCCCAGTGGCAGTCGAACGCGAGGTCGATCTCGGAGCCGATCTCCTCGCGGACGGCCGCGACGATCTCGCGTTTGTGCTCGATCGCGCCGTTCGTGAGGCGACCGTTGAACGGGTCCGGATCGTTGTCCGCCTCGAGATCGAGGTCGAACTTGAGCGCGGTAAAGCCCATGTCGACGACGCGGCGGGCCTCCGCCGCGTACGCCTCCGGGGAGTAGGCCTCGGCGTCGGCGTACTCGGTGTAGCCGTCGTCGACGGCGTAGGCTTCCCCGGCGTGGCAGTCGCAGTAGATCCGGACCTCGTCGCGGAACTTCCCGCCGAGGAGCTGGTAGACCGGCAGGTCGAGGAGCTTGCCGGCCGCGTCCCACAGCGCGATCTCGATTCCGGACGCGGCGGTGACGACCTTCCCGGTCGTGCCGCCGTGGCCGGACATCTCCTGGACGATCCGCCGGAAGAGCCGCTGGACGTCGAGCGGGTTCTCGCCGATCAGGAAGCGTTTGGTGTACTCGACGAGTTCCGGCACGCCGCCGCCGCGGTAGGATTCGCCGATGCCGGTGACGCCGGCGTCGGTCTCGACTGTGATCAGGTTCCACTCGAAGTTGCCCTCGACGACGCAGGTGTTGATGTCCGTGATTTCGACGTCGCGGCTCGGCTCTCGATTCGCTATCTGGTTGGAGAAGTCTTTCATGCCTATTTCGTGCTGTGGTGTCTCGTTCGCTGTCGTCTCGTCCGGATCGCTCGCTCGTCGGTCAGCTCGTCCGAATGGCCCGTCAGTCGTCGCGTCTGAACCGCTCGATCGCGTCCTCGTCCGACCCGACGCCGTGTCCCGGCTCGTCCGGGAGCTGAATCACCCCTTGGTCGTCCGGCGCGAGCGGGTCCTCGACGACGTCGTCGAAGACCTTCGCGTCCACGTCGCGGTAGAAGCACTCCACCCAGAGGGCGTTCTCGATCGTGATTTCCACAGCGAACTCACGCGGAACGGAACTAAAAAATTCTCACACCGAGGCAAATATGTCCCGAACCGATCGATCCGATCGATCGCGAGCGCGAGGCCGGCAGTATATACGTCGGGCATCTGTACGTCAGCACATGGAGTTTCCCGCTCGGAACGATCTCGACGGGCTCGTCGAACCGCAGCCGGCCCCGCCGTTCGCGCGCGTCCGGTACGAACCGCCCACGGAAACG
It includes:
- a CDS encoding mandelate racemase/muconate lactonizing enzyme family protein, whose product is MKDFSNQIANREPSRDVEITDINTCVVEGNFEWNLITVETDAGVTGIGESYRGGGVPELVEYTKRFLIGENPLDVQRLFRRIVQEMSGHGGTTGKVVTAASGIEIALWDAAGKLLDLPVYQLLGGKFRDEVRIYCDCHAGEAYAVDDGYTEYADAEAYSPEAYAAEARRVVDMGFTALKFDLDLEADNDPDPFNGRLTNGAIEHKREIVAAVREEIGSEIDLAFDCHWDYSVESAKRLACELEEFDLMWLEDLIPPENMNAQKEVTKATRTPIATGENRFRVHELSDLLYDHGVDIVTPDPTTVGGLGETMRIADRAEENYIPISPHNVCSPIGTMACVHLGAAIPNFDVLEYHALEVDWWDDLVERDEPLIRDGYVEVPEAPGIGVELDERVVEAHRLEGTAGF